In the genome of Cyanobacteriota bacterium, the window CTCCTTTTTCTTAAACTATTCCAATGCTTTGTATGCATCTTCCTCAGTGTAAAGTGGCAAAGCTGGCTTGTGCTTAGTATAGCCATAGCGATTAGCACGCTTGGCATCCTCCTCGTGAATATGCCCACTATCAGGTAACAGGATTGAACACAAGTCTGCGGTAGCTTCAGTGCAGTAAATAGGCCCCTTAAAACCACTTCTCACAAACAACGGCAAATATCCAGAATGATCTATATGAGCATGAGTTAAAAGCACTGCATCAATCGTTCTTGGATCAATCGGTAAAGAAGACCAGTTGCGCAAACGCAATTCTTTAAGCCCTTGAAACAAACCACAATCAACTAAGATACGCTTGCCTCTCGTTTCAATTAAGTATTTAGAACCGGTGACTGTACCAGTTGCACCCAAAAAAGTAATTTGCATTTAGAACTGCTCCTTTACACTAAGTTCTTTAAGTGCTAGTTGTCCGCCACGTGGATGTGCTGCTTTGATTGATTTGCCAACAGGAAGCAGCATGCCAATAATATGATCCTCTGGTAAATTAATAATCTCTGCAACAGCGGCTGGATCAAAACCAATCATTGGGCAGCTATCATAGCCCATGTCTTTTGCTCTTAGCATAATAGTTTGAGCTACTATTCCAGTAGATCTCATGGCTTCATCTCTTTGCAATTGCTCGTTACCTTGATAGAACTTGGTAATCATCGGCACCAAAAACTCTTGAGTTTCCTTGGGCGCATTTTGCCAATAACGCGCAGGCTCTTTATCCCAAGCCTTCAGGTCAGCACAAACAACAATCACAATAGAAGCATCAGAGACTTGGGCTTGATTCCAAGCAGCCTCTTTGAGTTTGTCTTTTTGTGCTTGATCCGTGACAACAACAAAACGCCAATTTTGGATATTAAAAGAACTCGGTGACAAAATCGCGGCAGACAACAATTGCTCAATTTCTTGCTCTGTCATCTTATGACCAGGGTCATAGGTCTTGACCGCTCTTCTTTGTTCTATGGCTTCAATTGTTTGCATAGTAATAGTTTAAAGCATTTTGATTACTCTTGAGGATTTTGGCAGCAATCTTGCGAGATTAGCGTTCTTCTATCGGTGAATCTCCGTTAGATTTAGCGTTTTTGGTTGCGGCCTCATCACACGAAACCTTAGGTTTCGAAAGAGGTCTAGTAAAAAACTTCGGCAAAAAACTCGCCAAAATCAATAATGCCACTGCCACAGATAATTTACCAATGAGATACTGAGAACCTTCTGAAGCTTCTTGCCCGACATAACCAAGATAGACATAAACAAAAGTCAACGGAGTCATAAATATAAAACTAGTAACAGCAAATGTCATTGCTGACATATTGGTTAAACCAAAAGCAAAATTGAGAATGGTAAATGGAAAGACAGGTAGCAAGCGAGCAAAAGCTAGAAAGCGCCAACCCTGCTCTTCTACCTTCGTCTTAATACTAGTGAGCATCGTTATATTTTGCTTCTCAACCCAATCACGGGCAACATAGCGAGCTACCAGAAAAGCCAAAGTCGAACCAATTGTAGCTCCTATCATAGTATAGACAGTGCCCCAGAGAGGTCCAAAAAGAAAACCAGACAAGATCGTCAAAATAGTGCCAGGGAAAAACACAACCGGTGCAATAGAATAAATTAGAATATAAACAAATGGTGCCCACAACCCAAGACCCAGAAGCAAAGCATCCAAGTTTTCTCTAGCAAGAGACTCTCTATTGACAAAACCCAAAATTGCAAAAACAAGGATAAACGAAACGAGAACTATTTTTTTCAAATCAAATTTCATTGTTTTGTTTGTACCCTCTTGTTGTCGACCTAGAACGACTTGGGAGCCCTCTTTATTAATTTATACAACTGAACCCTTGAGGAACTTCAAAGAACCGCTTAAAGACAAAACTAGAGCGAGTAAAAGTAGAGCATTAACAATATAACCGAGTATCGTCATTGAAACTCCAATAGCGGTAATATGAATCAACATCGCCAAACTCAGAATCACAAAACTAAGCACCGTCTTGAGCTTGCCCATCATATTGGCTTTGTCATATACCTCATGTTTTTTTAAATCCTTGAGTCGAATTACTGTAACAGCAATATCTCTACTAGCAAGAATCCCCACCAAAAGTGGATTCAATAATCCAGAACAAGAAAAAAATATCAAACAAGGAATGATCACTAATTTATCAGCAATTGGATCAAGAATTCCACCCATTTGTGATTCCTGTTCATATTTTCTAGCTATATAACCATCAAAATAATCCGTTAATGCAGCAAGAATAAAAAGTATCAATGCATATAGATATTGAGAACTTACCAATAGCAATAAAATAATCGGCGCAAGGATGATTCTAGAGATTGTTAAGTTATTTGCAAGCGACTTCATTAGCACAGTGTTATTTAATTATAGTCTCATCTAAACGAAAATTGTCCGATCCTGTAATAATTGGAATAATATAACTATAGCGTGATAAATATCCTGCCAGAGATGCCGATTATCTCTACTTATTACTGTAATTAGCCTCATCTAATGAGAGTTGATAAGTATTATTGCGTCCAAAATCTTCAGCTAAAGAATTGCAATTCAAGTCTCAGTCCAATAATACCTGCAACCGAAGCAGCGACTATACCACGAGGTCCAAACCAACCTATCAATAATCTCTCTTCAAATTTCATATCGCTTGCAACAGTAGCGAGCATAATAGAAACCAATCTAATAACAAAAACAACCAGAAAAATGACACTCCGCCTGAAAATTCCTACTCCCCGCTGCAAGCAGACGGGGTATCTACGGAATTTTCTGCCCTTCGGGCACCGGCTACGCGTCGTTCATCGCGCAGCTCATCCCCGAAGCAACTTGTTTCCTCAATGATCTTCGTTTCAAAGCCGAATAAGCTTCGGGGTATTCGCCTTGCTCAGAATAAAAACTAGATGTCTCCAACTAAGCATTTGCAAAATCTCAAAATTGATACTTGCGGAAAGCAGTATAAACACTAGTGAAACAGAGAAAATACTAATTGACTCTTTAAACTTTTTTAGATCTGTTAAAACCAACATTTGTTTATTCGCAAAATACATACCAAGTAGGGTTACAGCCAATAGTCCTAAACCGTTTTGAACTTGTTTTGAAATTATAAATATAAGCAAGATCGTAGCTAAAGCTATCAAAATCACATCAGAAGCGGATCTTACGCCACTATAAGTTATATATTGATAGACTATCGCTGTAATCAAAACTCCCAAGGGATCATTGATAATTGCTTCCCATTTAAGATATTGACTTAGTTTTTTGGGTAGATTCGCTTGCCTTACTTTCGCAAAGAGTCTAATAGGTAACCAAATTACCAGCAATTCTTGATTAAACTATTTTGAATGTAGATTTAGCTACAGCAATGATTCCTTAATTTTGTTTAATCAATAATTATTGCTAATCTCAAGGATTTTCAACAGTTAGAGTCTAGAATTTTCAAAAAATACGTGCAAAATCAACAGAGCAATCGCCCTGCAAAGAAATCAGCGCATAGCCTTATGAGCTGTTTGCAACGAGTGTTCCAGAAACTGGATCATATCTAATCTCAGGAGGATTCAGTAAGTATTTCAGTAAGTCCTCTAGCTCAAGAAATAAAATATTACGGATAGCAGCTCGAATTGAATCCCAGAAATTTTTCTTTGTTTCTTTTTTCTCTCTAAGTTGTCGATATTGTTCGTCACCAAGTTCATGGGCTTGATGATATAAATGAGCTAGTAGAGTAAGCTGAAAAAAATTAAATGCTAAATTATCTTCTCCATGTCCATAATTATGCTCAAGCTCATAATCATGATTCTTTAAAATATTAAATCCTTCATTCTCGACTTTCCATCTACTACGAGCTACTGCTACTAAATTTACGATATCTTCTTCAGCAAGCTCTAAATTCGTTACCCAGGTATTCTTGTAAGTTATCGTGCGAGTCTTTAAATCTGTAATAGTAAGACCAATGTAATTAGCATTAGTGGTCTCACCTGTTTTCTTGAAAGCAATCTCTGACGACCATTCATAGCGATAAAGTTTACCATTCTTGTTGATCTCTATTGTTTGAATTCTTCCTGCTTCTCTCCGTCTTTCTACTTCTTCTAAAAATCCTTTGTTGTAATCTGGACTAACAACCAGCATGAAATCATATTCATTCTCGGTTATCAAATCAATAAGAGTTTGCTTTGCGTACAAGCCATCTCCAAGAATAATCAAGCGATAATCTGGATAGTATTTTTTGAGTTTTGGAATCAATCTTTTAGAAGCATTGATCTCACAATCTTATTTTTTCTTTCCGTCCTCATTTCTGATTTCCTCTGGCATTAAAGGCAGTACCTCTTTGAGTTTTGGATTAACAATCGCTGGCACTAATACTTGATGAGAATAGCTTGTTGTTTTGTTGCGATGATTTTTGGTTAGACAATGCTTGCAATGCACCTTCCCAGAGCAATGATATTGAGATCCATCTATTAAACACAAATACTTACCATTGATTGAGAATTTTTTTAGTTCACCTGAGCTATTCAGCTTGCTGATTATGTTTGAGAATATTGGTGCAAAAGTATTAGGATTAATTTTATCAAGCATTGTTCTCAAGGTTGAGTCTGATGGAATATTTTTCACTCCAAATAAATTTCTCAAATTGGAACTTTGATGTTCGTCTTCCATTTTTCTTTGGAACTGCAACATTGATGCGTCTTGAAAAAACATCATTGCAAAATTTGAGATCACGCAATCTGAGATTCTGTAATCAATTCGTGTTTGGTCTCGAGAATCCTGACTATTAAGATGTTCTATTACTTCTTTAACTGAGTTTAAAAGAGACTGAAATCCAACTAAATTTTTGAGGCTCATACCTCTATTCACACATCTAGCTTCATAGTTGGCCAGACCTACATCCGTAAGAGTCCGCTAGTTGAGAATATTCTCATTAAGAATTGCTGCCAAATTACGAGATCCTATTATTCTCTTATACATTTTTTCATTATAGTCTTCTAGCATTCGCTTAGCAGCAAACTCAACACCATACCTAGCAATAGAGGCTTTCATCATTTTAACCCAATCGTTTGGTATGCCATTTCCATCCTGTCCATAATAAAGCGGAAGAATCTTACTTTCTAAAATATCATAAATCTCCTGAGATTCTTTTTGATTCATCTCACCAAGGTTGACTGATTCAATAGGAGTAATGGTGAAGCCAGCTTTGGGATCTTGCCCTTCATGCCACCAACCATCTGGCAATGAGAAGTTTAGGACTCCATTCATCGCAGCTTTCATTCCACTAGTACCACAAGCTTCTTTACCGAGAATCGGCGTATTGAGCCAAAGATCAACACCTTGAGTCATAAGAGCTCCCCAGTACATATTATAATTTTCCAAAAGAATAATTCGACCATAGAATTCTTCTTCAAGCATTGTTTCATAGATACTATGTATCAAATCCTTACCAACTCCATCAGCAGGATGTGCTTTGCCGGCAAAAACGATAGTAGCTGGTTTGTCACCACTGTTCAATATCTTTCTGAGTCGATCTTTGTCTGCCAAAAGCAAATCAGCTCTTTTATAAGAGGCAAATCTTCTAGCAAAGCCAATCAGTAAGCTATCTGTATCCAGTTTATCCGTGATAGTTTTGATCACACTCATTCCTATACCTTTGCGAGTATATTCATCAAGTATCTTGATTTTAAGTTCATCAATAAAGGTCTGTTTTTGATTTTGATGTTTTTGCCATATGACTTCATTCGGTAATTCAGTGACATGGGGATCCGAAAATAAACCCTTAATCTCCTTACCCATCCAAGTATCAACATGTACGCCATTAGTCACGTGACGAATAAAGCTTTCTTCAGGCACGATATGTTTCCACATATCACGACTAACTTCCCCATGCAATGCAGATACCGCATTTGCCATTATCGAAATTCTAAGTGCTAATATCGTCATGGAAAATTCTTGAGAGCCAGGTTCTGACAAACCTAGCTCAATAAATTTATCAAGAGATACGTGCATGGTATTAAAGAAATCACCAAAGGCATTCCTGATCAAGCTCAAATCAAACGCTTCATTACCGGCTGGTACAGGCGTGTGTGTGGTAAACATCGTATTAGATTTAATGGCTTCAATTGCAGTATCCAAAGAATAACCCTGTTGAGTTAATCTACGGATAAGTTCCACTGACATAAAAGCACAATGCCCTTCATTTAAATGATATACAGCAGAGTCAATATTAAGCACATCTTTAAGTAACCTAATTCCAGCAATTCCAACAAGCATCTCCTGTTGGATCCTAGTTTCGCGGTCACTGGTATAGAGCTTAGAACATATTGCTCGATCTTTCGCTGAATTTTCATGAATATCAGTATCAAACAAGAAAAGAGGGATTCTACCAACATGAGCAACTATCACTCTTGCCCAAACTTTACGTCCGGGAAATTCTACCGGTATTTTAACAGGTTCTCCAAATTGATTAAGCAATAATTTAAGAGGCAAAGTACTCCAATCCAAGTGAGGATAGTGCTCAACTTGCTTACCTTCACCATTAATCTCCTGGATATAGTAACCATTATTATAAAAAAGACCGATGCCAACCATATTCAAAGCCATATCTGAAGCTGCTTTGATGTGATCACCTGATAAAATTCCTAAACCACCAGAATAAATAGGCAAACATTCATGTATACCATACTCCATAGAAAAATAACTAATTACAGGTTTAGATCTATCAACTAATTCATGAACAAAAACTGAGCCCATATAATCCTTGAACTGTTTGTGAACAGACTTATACTGAAGCATAAATTCTTCATCAGCTTGTAACTCATGCAACTCAGCATAAGGCACGCTTTTGAGTAGCTTCACTGGATTATGATCAAAGTATTTCCAAAGATTGGGGCTAATAGATTTCAACATTGCCTTCGCTTCGTCATTCCATGACCACCAAAGATTCTGAACTATTGAATTCAAACCAGTAAGTTTCTCTGGCAAATCAATTTTGAGTTCTAAACAATGCAATGAAGGATTATTGGACCCCAATGTACAGTAACCATCCCTAAGCGGATTATTATTCATCAAATGCTGATCCTTACAAGCTAATGATCTATGATGTCCTTTTGCCAGTGCAATATCATAAGCTGAGACATAATTATGATAGATCTCACTCCAGTCAATAATTTCAGCAAGTTGCTCTGTCATTTTCAGGAGTTTAGCTTTATCACCGAGTCCTGTAAATAATGCCCTTTCTAAGATCTCAGACAACAAAGAAATAGCTTCATCATCAGCTCTATTTCTCCGATGTACCACTTTAACAAGTGTATCCCAGTCGTCATCCAAGGTTTCAATCCAATGACCAAAGCCAGACAGATCAGAAGTTACCGTAGGTACCCCCATAGCAATGCTTTCAAGCGGCGTATAACCCCATGGTTCATAGAATGACGGAAATAAACTAAGATCGACACATTGTAAAATATCATTGTAAGGAATATCCAAGATACCATCAGCACCATCAAAATACAATGTTGAAAAAACAACTTTGACAGGTGAAGCCTTTTCATCCAAACTCAATCGCTTACAAGTATTAATGATAGCGTCATGCTCTGGTTGATAAACCGAATTAAGCGCTATCGGATTTTTGGAAGAGTCTTCAGGTCTATTCCATTCATTGACATTAGCTTTGCCGTGATCAGCTGCAACAGCAAACAATACTAATACCGGAGGAATATCATTGCCTTTTCTTTTTTTGATGTCAGCGAGTGCCTCTAGAATAAGGTCATAGCCTTTATTTCTATATTCATAACGTCCCGAGCTTAACCAAATCTGTGTATTACCTGGCAATTGCTCTTCCAAAAATGCAGAACAAGTCTCTAATATCTTTGCTCTAGTTGCAGCAATGGTTTTTTTATCGTACTTTGGTAGATCCTTAAAGTTCAAACCATTATAAACAACCATATCTGGCTTTTGACCCAAAACTAAATATGCTTCTCTACTAGTGAATTCACTAACGGTTGTAAAACAATCAGCTGCCTTGGCTGCTG includes:
- a CDS encoding nitroreductase family protein yields the protein MQTIEAIEQRRAVKTYDPGHKMTEQEIEQLLSAAILSPSSFNIQNWRFVVVTDQAQKDKLKEAAWNQAQVSDASIVIVVCADLKAWDKEPARYWQNAPKETQEFLVPMITKFYQGNEQLQRDEAMRSTGIVAQTIMLRAKDMGYDSCPMIGFDPAAVAEIINLPEDHIIGMLLPVGKSIKAAHPRGGQLALKELSVKEQF
- the pgsA gene encoding CDP-diacylglycerol--glycerol-3-phosphate 3-phosphatidyltransferase, with protein sequence MKSLANNLTISRIILAPIILLLLVSSQYLYALILFILAALTDYFDGYIARKYEQESQMGGILDPIADKLVIIPCLIFFSCSGLLNPLLVGILASRDIAVTVIRLKDLKKHEVYDKANMMGKLKTVLSFVILSLAMLIHITAIGVSMTILGYIVNALLLLALVLSLSGSLKFLKGSVV
- the glgP gene encoding alpha-glucan family phosphorylase, which encodes MQYVFEISWEVCNKVGGIHTVISTKVEEALKEYGDAYFTLGPDLGQTHEFLEVDMEADEQKSLKEIKAILDGAGIKTRIGRWDVAGKPPLILLGGFIERFNIDKLLYSGWQHYGVDSYEGGWDYIEPVLFSTACGEAIELIVKNKLDEYKDHAVAHFHEWICGAGILYLETNLPRVGTVFTTHATVLGRAIAHTNPFYYHEMELSQNVNQKAHERGVKSKHSLEAAAAKAADCFTTVSEFTSREAYLVLGQKPDMVVYNGLNFKDLPKYDKKTIAATRAKILETCSAFLEEQLPGNTQIWLSSGRYEYRNKGYDLILEALADIKKRKGNDIPPVLVLFAVAADHGKANVNEWNRPEDSSKNPIALNSVYQPEHDAIINTCKRLSLDEKASPVKVVFSTLYFDGADGILDIPYNDILQCVDLSLFPSFYEPWGYTPLESIAMGVPTVTSDLSGFGHWIETLDDDWDTLVKVVHRRNRADDEAISLLSEILERALFTGLGDKAKLLKMTEQLAEIIDWSEIYHNYVSAYDIALAKGHHRSLACKDQHLMNNNPLRDGYCTLGSNNPSLHCLELKIDLPEKLTGLNSIVQNLWWSWNDEAKAMLKSISPNLWKYFDHNPVKLLKSVPYAELHELQADEEFMLQYKSVHKQFKDYMGSVFVHELVDRSKPVISYFSMEYGIHECLPIYSGGLGILSGDHIKAASDMALNMVGIGLFYNNGYYIQEINGEGKQVEHYPHLDWSTLPLKLLLNQFGEPVKIPVEFPGRKVWARVIVAHVGRIPLFLFDTDIHENSAKDRAICSKLYTSDRETRIQQEMLVGIAGIRLLKDVLNIDSAVYHLNEGHCAFMSVELIRRLTQQGYSLDTAIEAIKSNTMFTTHTPVPAGNEAFDLSLIRNAFGDFFNTMHVSLDKFIELGLSEPGSQEFSMTILALRISIMANAVSALHGEVSRDMWKHIVPEESFIRHVTNGVHVDTWMGKEIKGLFSDPHVTELPNEVIWQKHQNQKQTFIDELKIKILDEYTRKGIGMSVIKTITDKLDTDSLLIGFARRFASYKRADLLLADKDRLRKILNSGDKPATIVFAGKAHPADGVGKDLIHSIYETMLEEEFYGRIILLENYNMYWGALMTQGVDLWLNTPILGKEACGTSGMKAAMNGVLNFSLPDGWWHEGQDPKAGFTITPIESVNLGEMNQKESQEIYDILESKILPLYYGQDGNGIPNDWVKMMKASIARYGVEFAAKRMLEDYNEKMYKRIIGSRNLAAILNENILN
- a CDS encoding TVP38/TMEM64 family protein; translated protein: MKFDLKKIVLVSFILVFAILGFVNRESLARENLDALLLGLGLWAPFVYILIYSIAPVVFFPGTILTILSGFLFGPLWGTVYTMIGATIGSTLAFLVARYVARDWVEKQNITMLTSIKTKVEEQGWRFLAFARLLPVFPFTILNFAFGLTNMSAMTFAVTSFIFMTPLTFVYVYLGYVGQEASEGSQYLIGKLSVAVALLILASFLPKFFTRPLSKPKVSCDEAATKNAKSNGDSPIEER